Proteins encoded together in one Stutzerimonas stutzeri window:
- the efp gene encoding elongation factor P: MKTAQEFRAGQVAIINGAPWVIQKAEFNKSGRNSAVVKMKLKNLLNGSATETVYKADDKLEPVILERKEVTYSYFADPLYVFMDNEFNQYEIEKDDLEGVMTFIEDGMTDVCEAVFYNDKVISVELPTTIVREIAYTEPSVRGDTSGKVMKTARLKNGAELQVSAFCEIGDSIEIDTRTGEYKSRVKA, encoded by the coding sequence ATGAAAACCGCACAAGAGTTCCGTGCCGGCCAGGTGGCCATCATCAACGGCGCACCCTGGGTCATCCAGAAAGCCGAGTTCAACAAGTCCGGCCGCAACAGTGCCGTGGTCAAGATGAAGCTGAAGAACCTGCTCAACGGTTCGGCTACCGAGACCGTTTACAAGGCTGACGACAAGCTGGAGCCGGTCATTCTCGAGCGCAAGGAAGTGACCTACTCCTACTTCGCCGACCCGCTGTACGTCTTCATGGACAACGAGTTCAACCAGTACGAAATCGAAAAAGACGACCTGGAAGGCGTGATGACCTTCATCGAAGACGGCATGACCGACGTCTGCGAAGCGGTCTTCTACAACGACAAGGTGATCTCCGTCGAACTGCCGACCACCATCGTTCGCGAAATCGCCTACACCGAGCCGTCCGTACGTGGCGACACTTCCGGCAAGGTCATGAAGACCGCCCGCCTGAAGAACGGTGCCGAGCTGCAGGTTTCCGCTTTCTGTGAAATCGGCGACTCGATCGAGATCGATACCCGTACCGGCGAGTACAAGTCCCGCGTCAAGGCCTGA